The Podospora pseudocomata strain CBS 415.72m chromosome 1 map unlocalized CBS415.72m_1, whole genome shotgun sequence genome has a segment encoding these proteins:
- a CDS encoding uncharacterized protein (COG:S; EggNog:ENOG503NWJ9), whose amino-acid sequence MSSNPRRTPMTRPDSRGLSLKTNTLQKGATFHSPTSPTSTTENVFRPPSLPRRSQSNLDDVIDSHRRRAALTLDEFDRTLAGLSISDSPFSAAARKILREDSPPIPRGILNHTLDTVIAKQKQVERKVLRPRTRRTSRHHDSDSGLGTSIASTNEKIAAKEQTVAKTTAVTRSAAATRTTTTTTTQVLGQRANNRICEHTLKPLLGKPEFKDFHPLLLECPKKIQDKEIVCLRDLEKTLLLVAPERTKSAGLYLDFCLTTIQCIQATVEYLSDREQTRPRDVPYNSGYFIDLVDQIRHYAQQLSEAKEKGDNDEMDVDPTDEIKLHGGIHINGRPAELVRIKKNGKMISMATGEPIESIEEESSGAVRIKRSASEELEDEEEIMRSMARRKKNATPEELAPKKCREHGCNKEFKRPCDLTKHEKTHSRPWKCPVTTCKYHEYGWPTEKEMDRHHNDKHSAAPPMFECYYKPCPYKSKRESNCKQHMEKAHGWTYVRTKTNGKKPGSSIAGGSTHPTPQLGHISTPSSDMSAGVATPPDDWSHIYSSGLEFPTYMPDSDFGMIPQELHLEYSPVDNPTPSTDSGMDHSSAYQDISTDFTLYEDIYSANVQLPTPMHANIYDKPMEPQFTPFTGAELCPLPAQLSPIGQANAMLFTPTSMVDEGFDDQHELAAMTNMASGGDFILFPNQAGVSKPMYNDSLFATDLPLQGMGTGYSQPSTQDLMNGFHVDWSAHDLSAYLPQ is encoded by the exons ATGTCCTCCAACCCCCGTAGGACGCCGATGACTCGGCCGGACTCGAGAGGCCTTTCTCTTAagaccaacaccctccagAAGGGAGCGACCTTTCACTCTCCCACGAGTCCTACTTCGACCACAGAGAACGTCTTTAGACCACCATCTCTGCCACGCCGATCGCAGTCGAACCTGGACGATGTCATTGATTCCCATCGCCGCCGTGCcgccttgaccttggacGAGTTTGATAGAACGCTTGCCGGTCTTTCCATCAGCGACTCGCCTTTCTCAGCGGCTGCGCGCAAGATTCTTCGCGAAGACAGCCCGCCCATTCCCCGTGGAATTCTCAACCACACCTTGGATACTGTCATAGCAAAGCAGAAACAGGTGGAACGCAAAGTACTGCGCCCTCGCACTCGCCGAACTTCTCGACATCACGACTCCGACAGCGGTCTCGGCACCTCTATTGCTTCCACTAACGAAAAAATTGCTGCGAAGGAGCAAACAGTCGCAAAGACCACTGCTGTCACTAGATCTGCCGCCGCCACTCGCACGACCACAACTACCACCACGCAAGTGCTCGGTCAGCGTGCCAACAACCGCATTTGCGAACACACACTCAAGCCACTCCTTGGCAAGCCGGAATTCAAGGATTTCCACCCGCTTCTTCTGGAGTGCCCAAAGAAAATTCAAGACAAGGAGATCGTCTGCCTTAGAGATCTTGAGAAGACACTTCTTCTTGTCGCACCA GAGAGAACCAAATCTGCTGGCCTGTATCTCGACTTCTGCCTGACCACCATTCAGTGCATCCAGGCCACTGTTGAGTACCTCAGCGACCGTGAGCAGACTCGGCCACGCGACGTGCCGTATAACAGCGGCTATTTTATCGACCTGGTTGATCAGATCCGCCACTACGCCCAGCAACTTTCCGAGGCCAAAGAGAAGGGAGATAACGAcgagatggatgttgatCC CACTGACGAGATCAAACTGCACGGTGGAATCCACATTAACGGCCGCCCCGCCGAGCTGGTTCGTATCAAGAAGAACGGCAAAATGATTTCCATGGCTACCGGCGAACCTATCGAGTCGATTGAGGAAGAGAGTAGCGGCGCGGTCAGGATTAAGCGCTCGGCTAGTGAGGAGctcgaagatgaggaagagatCATGCGCTCCATGGCCAGGCGAAAGAAGAATGCTACACCCGAGGAGCTCGCGCCCAAGAAGTGCCGAGAGCACGGCTGCAACAAGGAGTTCAAGCGGCCTTGCGACTTGACCAAGCATGAAAAGACACACTCTCGGCCCTGGAAGTGTCCCGTCACTACCTGCAAGTACCACGAGTATGGATGGCCAACGGAAAAGGAGATGGATCGCCACCATAACGACAAGCACTCTGCGGCGCCCCCCATGTTTGAGTGCTATTACAAGCCATGCCCGTACAAGTCCAAGCGGGAATCCAACTGCAAGCAGCACATGGAGAAGGCACATGGCTGGACCTACGTCCGGACCAAGACCAATGGCAAGAAGCCTGGCTCCAGCATTGCTGGCGGCTCTACCCACCCCACGCCCCAACTTGGCCACATTTCCACCCCCTCGAGTGACATGAGCGCTGGGGTCGCTACTCCTCCTGATGATTGGAGCCACATCTATTCCAGCGGCCTGGAGTTCCCCACCTATATGCCCGACTCTGATTTCGGCATGATCCCTCAAGAGCTCCATCTTGAGTACTCTCCGGTTGATAACCCTACTCCTTCCACTGACTCTGGCATGGACCACAGCTCTGCCTACCAGGATATCTCCACAGATTTCACACTCTATGAGGATATTTACAGTGCCAATGTGCAGCTCCCTACACCCATGCACGCCAATATCTATGACAAGCCCATGGAACCACAGTTTACCCCTTTCACCGGTGCCGAACTCTGCCCGCTACCTGCCCAGCTCTCACCCATCGGCCAAGCGAACGCCATGCTCTTCACTCCCACCTCGATGGTCGATGAGGGTTTCGATGACCAACACGAGCTTGCCGCCATGACCAATATGGCCAGCGGCGGGGACTTCATCCTTTTCCCCAACCAGGCTGGTGTTTCCAAGCCCATGTACAATGACTCCCTGTTTGCGACAGATCTCCCCCTTCAGGGCATGGGCACCGGTTACTCTCAGCCTTCCACTCAAGATCTGATGAACGGATTCCACGTTGACTGGTCAGCACATGACTTGAGCGCCTACCTTCCTCAGTAA
- the MEX67 gene encoding nuclear mRNA export, poly(A)+RNA binding protein (BUSCO:EOG09263MNN; COG:A; EggNog:ENOG503NUI3), whose translation MAPPTGPRGGSNNRKPTARASRGGVAKHRAATRTDRDGDVSMGAPISGSNPPTGPSGRGTRGRGAARGAPARGSRTSSRLAQNLKNYIGEGGSKHAKTTLKILGVKNSKAASNSDGGVKGLLQFIERKADKDKKIVLGRGVLDGDYVWVKANKDDVSSIMHLNGYQYAGAPITIEETTEPFPTGTKFSKDAADTRQKLLALLAKRYNAEQKLLDLSALGTDDILGNLGAVGSQSLAEKSFRAIIHVAGEQFKTAEEKRQGIQSVSLARNEISDVDQVFTLAYSLPHLRRLDLSNNRLATFSSIAKWKQEFRYLEELYLVGNPVTGVADYAVQITQWFPCLQILDGNIVRSPQEAAEALKAMTPQPLAQLPSNLRDGENNVASIFLRSFFQLYDHDRPALAAQFYDAESVASLSATPEPGRDVEWKPYMKYSRNIQKLGGSRNPAVVQRLFTGASLIAEMWKSLPATRHATLDQPELWIIDCHTFPHLADPSGHGFAMGLMINVHGQFEEADTTEELYGTRTFSRSFILGPSKPGAPHPYRVLSDQLTIHKWTLRAAGAASVPVTTGAPAAPIAPVAPVVAAVPVIDDATRVQLIQELARRTGMNAQYSELCLSGTANWNFDLALQSFEEQRANLPPAAFTAPA comes from the exons ATGGCTCCTCCGACTGGTCCTCGCGGCGGCAGCAATAATCGCAAGCCAACAGCTCGAGCTTCCCGTGGCGGAGTCGCTAAACATCGAGCTGCCACCAGAACCGATCGTGATGGAGATGTTTCCATGGGCGCGCCGATCTCAGGTTCCAATCCACCAACTGGACCGTCCGGCAGGGGAACTCGCGGCAGAGGAGCTGCGAGAGGAGCGCCTGCGAGGGGTTCTAGAACATCTTCGCGTCTAGCTCAGAACCTCAAGAACTACATCGGCGAAGGTGGATCCAAGcacgccaaaaccaccctcaAGATTCTGGGTGTCAAGAATAGTAAGGCCGCGTCGAATTCCGATGGCGGTGTCAAGGGACTTCTCCAATTCATTGAGCGCAAGGCTGATAAGGATAAGAAGATCGTCTTGGGAAGA GGTGTGCTAGATGGCGACTACGTCTGGGTCAAAGCCAACAAGGACGACGTGTCTAGCATTATGCACCTCAACGGGTACCAGTACGCCGGtgctcccatcaccatcgaggAAACCACTGAGCCATTCCCTACTGGCACCAAGTTCTCAAAAGACGCTGCAGACACCCGACAGAAGCTTCTTGCGTTGTTGGCGAAGCGATACAATGCTGAGCAGAAACTTCTTGATCTGTCAGCGCTCGGAACAGACGACATCCTTGGAAATCTCGGCGCAGTCGGTTCCCAATCACTGGCTGAAAAGTCGTTCAGGGCCATCATTCATGTCGCTGGCGAGCAATTCAAGACCGCTGAGGAGAAAAGGCAAGGCATCCAGTCAGTTTCCCTTGCTCGTAACGAGATCTCGGACGTCGACCAGGTGTTTACACTAGCCTATTCGCTGCCACACTTGCGTCGGCTCGACCTAAGCAACAATCGGCTCGCGACCTTCTCTTCGATTGCCAAATGGAAGCAGGAGTTCCGTTATCTAGAAGAGCTTTACCTGGTCGGAAACCCTGTCACCGGCGTTGCCGATTACGCCGTGCAGATCACCCAATGGTTCCCTTGCCTGCAAATCCTGGATGGAAACATTGTCCGGAGTCCgcaggaggctgctgaggcctTGAAGGCGATGACTCCACAGCCGTTGGCCCAGCTGCCCTCTAATCTCCGCGACGGCGAGAACAACGTTGCCAGCATCTTTCTACGGTCCTTCTTCCAGCTTTACGACCACGACCGACCGGCCTTGGCTGCGCAATTTTACGATGCCGAGTCCGTGGCCTCGCTCTCTGCCACACCTGAACCCGGCCGTGACGTTGAGTGGAAACCCTACATGAAATACTCCCGAAACATTCAAAAGCTTGGAGGAAGCCGAAACCCAGCAGTCGTCCAGCGTCTCTTCACCGGCGCCTCGCTCATTGCAGAGATGTGGAAGTCGCTGCCGGCCACTCGTCATGCCACTCTGGACCAGCCCGAACTGTGGATTATTGACTGCCATACGTTCCCCCACTTGGCGGACCCCTCGGGACACGGCTTCGCGATGGGCTTGATGATTAACGTCCACGGGCAATTTGAAGAAGCTGATACGACCGAGGAGCTTTATGGCACTCGTACCTTTTCCCGTTCTTTCATCCTCGGGCCCAGCAAACCAGGCGCCCCTCACCCCTACCGGGTTCTCAGTGACCAGCTCACTATCCACAAATGGACGCTGCGGGCTGCCGGAGCCGCTTCTGTTCCAGTAACCACCGGTGCCCCCGCTGCGCCTATTGCTCCCGTCGCTCCGGTCGTGGCTGCGGTGCCTGTCATCGACGATGCTACCAGGGTCCAGCTTATTCAAGAGCTGGCGAGGCGCACCGGCATGAACGCCCAGTATTCGGAGCTTTGTCTATCCGGCACAGCCAATTGGAACTTTGATCTTGCTCTCCAGTCTTTTGAGGAGCAACGGGCCAATTTGCCGCCTGCTGCCTTCACCGCGCCTGCTTAG
- a CDS encoding uncharacterized protein (EggNog:ENOG503P43C; COG:J) has protein sequence MRPWEGHIRICQSLTAARAAGLTTVVRRTERGEGVHQKANRQFHCQENPPSQSMFAIAARRSLSVFSQFSPKRTLPRLIHNMSATPVYTDKAAPVAGPYSQAIKTPTTIYCSGQIPCDAQGNLVEGTIQEKTGACIANIKAVLEEAGSSIGKVVKVNVFLTDMANFAVSTRSFRSSSDSVC, from the exons ATGAGGCCCTGGGAAGGCCACATCCGCATCTGCCAGAGCTTAACAGCGGCCCGGGCTGCGGGGTTGACTACCGTAGTCCGAAGAACGGAGCGCGGGGAAGGAGTCCATCAAAAAGCCAATCGCCAATTCCACTGTCAAGAAAACCCACCGTCTCAATCAATGTTTGCAATTGCTGCCAGAAGATCCCTTTCTGTCTTTTCTCAGTTTTCTCCCAAAAGGACACTCCCAAGACTCATCCACAACATGTCTGCCACTCCCGTCTACACCGACAAGGCCGCCCCGG TCGCTGGCCCTTAC TCCCAGGCCATCAAGACCCCTACCACCATCTACTGCTCCGGCCAGATTCCCTGCGACGCCCAGGGCAACCTCGTTGAGGGCACCATCCAGGAGAAGACCGGTGCTTGCATCGCCAACATCAAGGCCGTTCTCGAGGAGGCTGGCTCCTCCATCGGGAAGGTTGTCAAGGTCAATGTTTTCTTGACCGACATGGCCAACTTTGCCGTAAGCACCCGAAGTTTCCGATCATCGAGTGACAGCGTTTGCTAA
- a CDS encoding uncharacterized protein (EggNog:ENOG503P6Y4) encodes MSTSAPAAVRAARAKFNQADVKVGDQSSLYKLIMTPIIFTTFLISLFLVDTRNSALRRHYHASDSESRMPEWLHRIVYRYKRYEYVAVDENGKPFPISNLQTPAVSPGQEKEDFYHSKQKKLMKMEVAEAFEIRSIVVVLLGVLGVAFLWGSWKAASWIIGGLWTLASSR; translated from the exons ATGTCAACCTCCGCACCAGCCGCCGTTCGGGCCGCCCGCGCCAAGTTCAATCAGGCTGATGTTAAAGTCGGAGACCAGTCGTCATTATACAAG TTAATCATGACGCCAATCATCTTCACCACTTTCCTCATCTCCTTATTTCTTGTCGACACGCGTAACTCGGCCCTGAGGCGGCATTACCACGCCTCAGACTCAGAAAGTCGCATGCCCGAGTGGTTGCACCGGATTGTTTACAGATACAAACGGTACGAGTATGTAGCTGTAGACGAGAATGGAAAGCCATTCCCCATCAGCAACCTTCAGACACCCGCCGTTAGTCCCgggcaggagaaggaagactTCTACCACAGCAAGCAGAAAAAattgatgaagatggaggtTGCCGAGGCGTTTGAGATTAGGAGtattgtggtggtgctgttgggcgTGCTGGGTGTGGCGTTTCTATGGGGATCATGGAAGGCTGCCAGCTGGATAATAGGGGGTTTGTGGACATTGGCCTCGTCACGTTAA
- the MPH1 gene encoding 3'-5' DNA helicase (BUSCO:EOG092614O9; COG:L; EggNog:ENOG503NUYD) yields MDDEFDETFDFDDDLIALTQVAEAEAAAAANSTAHRPQESAVRTPGNPPSVPAADRVNTAAAISEFDDLPSDAFDSSPQPPNNQKRPSQVPPPKATPISHGQGQSFRQTTLWGGTARQGSIRPSHVTKSRPFRADLPPEIPTHHELNDCELSTWVYPLNLGPIRDYQFTIVNSALFNNTLVALPTGLGKTFIAATVMLNFYRWTKRGKIVFVAPTKPLASQQVKACLDVAGIPRSEATLLTGETAPALREAEWETKRLFFMTPQTLQNDLSKGYADPKSVVLLVVDEAHRATGDYAYVKVIEFLRRFSQSFRVLALTATPGSSVEGVQNVIDNLGISHIEIRTEESLDIRQYVHSRDTNTITLDPSDEMMEVRGLFSKALQPLVDKLSAQNIYFGRDPMSLTTYGLMKSRSDWLAGAGRHANQGLKFAMFAVFSILQSLAHSIKLLNFHGIKPFYHNLLEFRNSEEERGGKGSSMRRQVINDESFKKMMIMIEKWMKLDGFSGHPKLDCLCETLVHHFMDVGEGSSTRVIVFSEYRDSAEEIVRVLNSKPLISATVFVGQADSKRSEGMKQKQQIETIEKFKNGQYNVLVATSIGEEGLDIGQVDLIVCYDASSSPIRMLQRMGRTGRKRAGKIVLLLMKGKEQEKFLEAKDNYARMQQLICDGDSFNFRHDLSTRIIPRDIKPEVDKRMVEIPIENTQDPSLPEPKKAGARKKASKKKFNMPDGVETGFVKASDFFGKAAAKKTAPPKPVEPQETDEIAEPPPLGKVVLSKAQIEELDRRYRSLPGNANAEVGPIDFGAHSQRFLRPTSLVRHGKKTKRFVKLMKKLGDSKDPFEKFTAPYGDTDMSNWGDLPVPIFASDTDASEEEDSAGTRTGGNRGKKRKVLAARPDEESEEEDGDGLEAASPPARKRSAGGKKAAKRKGRVARKLDEIGDDCMRTSDMEITDGSDDGADLEDFVVDDDADLFGSSANQKSTKSRTPGSANKQPSVEEKPFFEPMDFTATQDSDEEMPDITELLKSSVKQTKHSMAATAFGTEGKEDLSPEPTTSRKKKRRIFVADSDDDE; encoded by the coding sequence ATGGATGATGAGTTCGACGAGACCTTTGATTTTGATGACGACTTGATCGCACTCACTCAGGtcgccgaagccgaagcggcggcggcagcaaaTTCCACTGCTCACAGGCCTCAAGAGTCTGCTGTCAGAACACCAGGAAATCCTCCTTCAGTACCTGCAGCAGACCGGGTAAATACGGCAGCTGCAATCTCGGAATTCGACGATTTGCCATCAGATGCATTCGATAGTTCCCCACAGCCACCAAACAACCAGAAGCGGCCGAGTCAAGTGCCACCTCCAAAAGCTACTCCTATATCCCACGGACAAGGACAAAGCTTCCGGCAAACAACACTCTGGGGAGGCACCGCGCGGCAGGGCAGCATTCGGCCATCACACGTGACTAAGAGTCGCCCATTCCGCGCTGACCTGCCCCCAGAGATACCCACTCATCATGAACTCAATGACTGTGAGCTTTCAACATGGGTCTATCCGTTGAACTTGGGCCCAATTCGAGACTACCAGTTTACCATTGTCAACAGTGCTCTGTTCAACAACACACTTGTGGCTCTGCCCACCGGTCTGGGCAAAACTTTCATCGCCGCCACGGTTATGCTCAATTTCTATCGATGGACCAAACGAGGGAAAATCGTATTCGTCGCACCCACCAAACCCTTGGCATCCCAGCAGGTCAAGGCTTGTCTCGACGTTGCGGGCATCCCACGGTCCGAGGCAACACTCCTAACAGGAGAGACGGCTCCGGCTTTACGTGAGGCTGAATGGGAGACCAAGCGGCTATTTTTTATGACGCCGCAAACACTTCAAAATGATTTGTCCAAAGGCTACGCAGATCCAAAGTCGGTTGTTCTTCTGGTAGTCGATGAAGCCCATCGAGCCACAGGCGACTACGCCTACGTGAAAGTAATAGAATTCCTCCGCCGATTCTCACAGAGTTTCAGGGTTCTTGCACTTACGGCAACTCCCGGATCCTCCGTGGAAGGCGTCCAAAATGTCATTGATAATCTCGGTATCTCCCACATCGAAATTAGAACAGAAGAGTCTCTGGATATTCGACAATACGTTCACTCGAGAGACACCAACACGATTACACTCGACCCATCCGACGAGATGATGGAAGTGAGAGGCCTCTTTTCCAAAGCCCTCCAGCCTCTGGTCGACAAGTTGAGCGCCCAGAATATTTACTTTGGAAGGGATCCCATGAGTCTGACTACCTATGGCCTGATGAAATCGAGAAGTGACTGGCTTGCCGGAGCTGGCAGACACGCAAACCAGGGATTAAAGTTTGCCATGTTCGCCGTGTTCAGCATTCTTCAGAGCCTAGCGCACTCGATAAAGTTGTTAAATTTCCACGGGATCAAGCCATTTTATCACAACCTGTTGGAGTTTCGCAAttcggaggaggaaagggggggaaagggttCCAGCATGAGACGGCAGGTCATCAATGACGAAAGCTTCAAAAAGATGATGATCATGATCGAGAAATGGATGAAATTGGACGGCTTCAGTGGGCATCCCAAGCTGGATTGTCTCTGCGAGACTCTTGTGCATCACTTTATGGATGTCGGGGAAGGGTCCAGCACAAGAGTCATCGTCTTCAGCGAGTATCGAGACAGCGCCGAGGAGATTGTGCGAGTTTTAAACAGCAAGCCTTTGATCAGCGCCACAGTCTTTGTGGGTCAAGCAGATTCCAAGAGAAGTGAAGGTATGAAGCAAAAGCAGCAGATTGAAACTATTGAGAAGTTCAAGAACGGCCAGTACAATGTTCTCGTCGCCACATCCATCGGCGAAGAGGGTCTCGACATTGGCCAAGTTGATCTTATCGTCTGTTATGACGCGTCATCCTCTCCGATCCGCATGTTGCAGCGAATGGGACGCACggggagaaagagagcaGGCAAAATTGTGCTTCTCTTGATGAAGGGAAAGGAACAGGAGAAGTTTTTGGAGGCGAAGGACAACTACGCAAGAATGCAGCAGCTCATCTGTGATGGCGATAGTTTCAACTTCCGGCATGACCTATCTACGCGAATTATCCCAAGAGATATAAAGCCAGAAGTTGATAAGCGCATGGTGGAGATACCGATTGAGAACACGCAGGATCCCTCCCTGCCTGAGCCTAAAAAAGCAGGAGCCCGGAAGAAAGCATCGAAGAAAAAGTTCAACATGCCCGATGGTGTAGAGACTGGGTTCGTCAAGGCATCCGATTTCTTTGGGAAAGCAGCTGCCAAAAaaacagcaccacccaaaccGGTCGAGCCGCAGGAGACTGACGAGATCGCGgaaccacctcctcttggAAAGGTCGTTTTGAGCAAAGCGCAGATCGAGGAACTGGACAGACGGTATCGGAGTCTGCCAGGAAACGCAAATGCCGAGGTTGGGCCTATCGATTTTGGTGCTCATTCTCAGAGGTTCCTGCGGCCGACATCCCTTGTGAGACATGGCAAGAAGACAAAACGATTTGTCAAGCTGATGAAAAAGTTGGGAGACAGCAAGGACCCCTTCGAAAAGTTCACAGCACCATATGGAGATACTGACATGTCTAACTGGGGGGATCTTCCAGTCCCCATCTTTGCGTCAGATACGGACGCttctgaagaagaagactcAGCTGGAACAAGGACGGGTGGCAACCGAGGCAAAAAGCGCAAAGTGCTTGCAGCAAGGCCTGATGAGGAaagcgaagaggaagatggggacGGATTGGAGGCTGCTTCACCTCCAGCTCGCAAGAGGAGTGCTGGAGGCAAGAAGGCAGCAAAGAGGAAAGGCCGGGTGGCGCGGAAACTGGACGAAATAGGGGATGACTGTATGCGGACGAGTGATATGGAGATTACGGATGGGTCAGACGATGGTGCCGACCTAGAAGATTTTGTCGTCGACGATGATGCGGACCTGTTCGGCTCGAGTGCCAATCAAAAGTCAACAAAGTCGAGGACACCTGGCTCTGCAAACAAGCAGCCGTCAGTAGAAGAAAAACCTTTCTTCGAACCCATGGATTTTACTGCGACGCAGGATTCAGATGAGGAGATGCCGGATATCACGGAGCTGCTGAAGTCGTCGGTGAAGCAAACGAAGCATAGCATGGCGGCGACAGCTTTTGGCACAGAGGGTAAGGAGGATCTGTCGCCGGAGCCGACGACGTCacggaagaagaaaaggcgGATCTTTGTTGCtgacagtgatgatgatgagtga
- a CDS encoding uncharacterized protein (EggNog:ENOG50KOG3139; COG:J), whose translation MTPTTSNDLITPLRAASRNLAREWGFLRPKIAGSDLSAAAVHALIELGNGRSLSVDELAAELRVSTGQVRGVVVPELVGRGLVRSEGEGGSYGLTEEGKETLGRINGFAQRQVAKALEDVGVGNGVTARDITSVFRIWTQALERAREVGENFPTPAVTPGQEESPFGLPGTGAVAGAGVEPAVAKRTVEILSGYQPGILGRVVEMHMEYYYPKYNWGREFETVFTEGMLDLLKRVGNGKGNQAWAAVLKQSGGKDRIVGTVFIDGEITAKEGVAKLRAFIVDEEARGLGAGKRLLRAAMDFIMEEGFRQCELTTSKELMVARKMYETEGFKPMGEYWYGGWLEGVCSMEYLWERPTGKHTPSEDGTLKGKEV comes from the coding sequence ATGACCCCGACAACCAGCAAcgacctcatcacccccctccgtGCCGCCTCCCGCAACCTGGCGCGCGAATGGGGGTTTTTACGCCCGAAGATTGCGGGATCGGACCTGTCGGCTGCTGCGGTGCACGCTCTCATCGAACTTGGGAATGGGCGCTCGCTTAGTgttgatgagctggctgCTGAGTTGAGGGTTAGTACCGGGcaggtgaggggggtggtggtgcctgagcttgttgggagggggctgGTCAGGtcagagggggagggtggtagTTATGGGCTTAcagaggaagggaaggagaCGCTGGGGAGGATCAACGGTTTTGCTCAGAGGCAGGTGGCGAAGGCGCTGGAGGATGTGGGAGTGGGAAATGGGGTTACGGCTAGGGATATCACGTCTGTGTTTAGGATTTGGACGCAGGCgctggagagggcgagggaggttggggagaatTTTCCCACGCCGGCGGTGACGCCGGGACAGGAGGAGAGTCCGTTTGGGTTGCCCGGGACGGGTGCGGTTGCTGGCGCGGGGGTGGAACCAGCTGTGGCAAAGAGGACGGTTGAGATCTTGTCTGGGTATCAGCCTGGGAttctggggagggtggtggagatgcaTATGGAGTATTACTATCCAAAGTATAactgggggagggagtttgagACGGTGTTTACGGAGGGGATGCTTGATTTGCTGAAGAGGGTcgggaatgggaaggggaaccAGGCTTGGGCTGCGGTGCTCAAACAGTCTGGTGGGAAGGATAGGATAGTGGGGACTGTGTTTATTGATGGGGAAATCACGGCCAAGGAAGGGGTGGCGAAGTTGAGGGCGTTTattgtcgatgaagaagcgCGGGGGTTAGGGGCAGGGAAAAGACTCTTACGAGCAGCGATGGATTTTATCATGGAAGAGGGGTTTAGGCAGTGTGAGTTGACAACCAGCAAGGAGTTGATGGTGGCTAGAAAGATGTATGAGACGGAGGGGTTCAAACCGATGGGAGAGTACTGGTATGGCGGTTGGTTGGAAGGGGTGTGTTCGATGGAGTATCTGTGGGAGAGGCCCACAGGGAAACATACGCCAAGTGAGGATGGAACGCTTAAGGGGAAGGAAGTATAA